The Nostoc cf. commune SO-36 genomic sequence AATTTATAAAAGTCACATAATTATTTATTTGTTTTAGTCAATATATAAAATAACATTTCAAATGTATTAATTTTTACTTAAATATAGATATACATTGTAAATGTTAATACAGTATTAGTTGTGTATCGGTGATTTTTTCCTTTCCCTGTCTACTACTCAGCTTGTTAAATTGCAGGTATTATATATATCGTCGTCGGTGTTATTGAGTTAAGAAAAATACAGATTTTAATTCATTATTGACGTTGGCATATAAATAGTTTATAAAATAGTGTCGCATCAAAAATTTTATTGGTAATGGATATTGGAAAATTATAGTAATTAATGGGATGCAAGATACTGTAGAGTTACTTCTTGAATTTACTTTACAGTTTTAATAATTTTATAGGAAACATATCGATGAAAATTAATAAAGAAAAAAGTTTTACATCCGCATCTATTCTCACTTTGGGGTTAGGCTGGTTTCCCAAAAATCCTGGAGGATTGGAAAGGTATATTTATGAGCTAACTCATAAATTAGCAGCAAATAAAGACCAAATTGAATTATGCGGAGTTGGTTTACCAGAAGGTGAACCAAATTCACCGATAAAGCTAACTAACTTGGCTTCTCCTGATACTGCGATTTGGCAAAGATTATGGTCGATTCGGACTAACTTTCAGAAAACAAGGACAAGCAAACCAGATGCTATCAATTTGCACTTTGCATTATATAGCTTTCCGATTTTAGATATTTTACCAAAAGGCGTACCAGTTACTTTTAACTTTCATGGCCCTTGGGCTTCTGAGAGTCAGCAAGAGGTAGTTAATAAAAATTTTAGTCTTTTGATCAAACACTGGCTAATAGAAAAAAATACTTATAATTGCTGCGATCGCTTCATTGTTTTAAGCAAAGCTTTTGGTAATATTCTACATGATAAATATCAAGTACCGTGGAGCAAAATTAATATTATTCCTGGCGGAGTTGATATTAATTGGTTTCAACCAAATTTATCACCTCAAGAGGCTTGTACAAAGCTAGGCTGGCCAACTAATCGCCGGATTATATTTACATCACGCCGCTTAGTACATCGAACCGGGGTTGGCAAATTATTGCAAGCTCTAGCTATAATTAAGCCCAGAATACCAGATGTTTGGCTAGCGATCGCAGGTCGTGGTCACATCCAAGCTGCACTACAACAACAAGCTAAAGAATTAGGGCTAGAGGACAATGTTAAATTTTTAGGTTTTCTACCTGATGAACAATTACCTATAGCTTACCAAGCTGCCGAATTGACTGTCATGCCTAGTCAATCTTTTGAAGGATTTGGATTAGCAATAGTTGAATCTCTAGCTTGTGGAACTCCTGTTTTATGTACCCCAGTTGGAGGAATGCCAGAAATTTTATCAGAATTTTCACCTGATTTAATTACTACTTCAATAGAAGCCTCAGCTATTGCTGAAAAATTAGAGCAGGCGCTTTTAGGAAATATCTCTATACCTTCACGACAAGACTGTCGCCAATACGCAACGACACACTACGACTGGAATCAAATCGCGCAACAAGTACGAAATGTTTTATTAGCTTAAACAAGTGATTGTAACAGATATTCGGGGTGCTACGTAGGCAAAATTAGATAAAATAGAGGCTTAATGAGAATTCTTTTTTTAGACCAAAGTGGTAAACCAGGCGGTGCTGAGTTATGTTTAATAGATATTGCTAAACCGTATGGTAATCGCGCTTTAGTAGGTTTATTTGCAGATGGCTCATTTAAAGATTTACTACAGCAAAATAATATTCCGGTAGAGGTTCTTGCAACTCAAGCAATCCAAGTTCGCAAAGAAAGCAGTTTGCTACAAGGATTAAAGAGTCTGGGACAACTTGCACCTCTGATTACTAAAGTAGTTAAAATAGCGCGTGAATACGATCTAATCTACGCTAACACCCAAAAAGCATTAGTTGTAGGAGCATTGGCAAGTCTTTTCAGTCGTCGTCCTTTAGTTTATCATTTACATGATATTCTTTCTCAAGAACATTTTAGTCAAACTAATCTTAGCATTGCTGTTAACTTAGCTAATCATTTTTCATCATTAGTAATTGCTAATTCTCAAGCTAGTAAAACAGCCTTTGTGCAAGCAGGAGGACGGCAAAACATCGTTGAAGTTGTTTATAATGGCTTTGATCCAAAAGCTTATCAAACTGATGAGTCTGAGATTCATAGATTACAGCAAAGCTTAGGATTAGAAGGGAAATTTGTAGTCGGACACTTTAGCCGTCTTGCGCCTTGGAAAGGGCAGCATATTTTAATTGATGCCCTTGCCAAATGTCCGCCAGAGGTTACAGCAATTTTAGTAGGTGATGCCCTGTTTGGCGAACAAGATTACGTTCAAAAGTTGCACCAGCAAGTTGCTCAACTGGGGCTAGAAAACCGCGTCAAATTTTTAGGATTTCGTTCTGATATTCCTCAGTTAATGGCAGCTTGTGATTTGGTGGCACATACCTCTACTTCTCCAGAACCCTTTGGTAGAGTGATTGTTGAGGCAATGCTATGTGGAAAACCTGTGGTTGCAGCCAAAGCTGGGGGTGTAATGGAATTAATAGAACATGGACTTAATGGTTTTTTAGTAACACCAGGAGAACCCCAGGAACTTGCACAAGTAATTATCACCTGTCTTCAGGAGACGGAAATAACTGCAAGTATAGCCAATAATGCCCGAACTACTGCTAGTGAGCGTTTTGATGTTGCAATTATTAATCAGCAAATTGCTCAACTGTTGTCCCACAGATTATAGTTGTCTGTGGCAAAAGTCTACTAGCAGTCTATCGTATTAATTGTGATGGGTTGAGAAACGAACCACAAAGGACGCAAAGAACGCGAAGTTAAGAGTTAGAGAAGAGGAATTTAAAGCTAATTTACCTATCAAAACGTAATTGCGAATTGCGAATTGGTTTAACTTCTCTTCTTTCCTTCTTATACTTTGCGTTCTTTGCGCCCTTTGCGGTTCGTTCTCTTATCCCTCAAAATTAATAAGACAGATTACTACCTTTAAGGCAATACGTTTGGGTTAAGAATAATAGTAGGGTGGGGTAGTTTAACTTATTACATTTGCATGGAGCGATAAACCAAAGGTAAGGGTGAATCCAAGTTTTCTTGATTAGCTTGCTTTGTGACTGTAGTAATCAGATGATGGTCTGGTGACAGATGACAAACAGGATCAGTGGCAGCAGCATTGTTTGTCAAAAGTAACGCTTGGCAACGGCAACCACCAAAATCAAGCTGGCGGCGATCGCAACTTTGGCAAGGTTCAGGCATCCATTCTGTTCCCCGGAAGCGATTAAAAGCAGGTGATTCAAACCAAATCCAATCTAGTGAATGGTTGCGGACGTTAGCAAATTCTAGTTCTGGAATCGAACTGGCGGCTTGGCAAGGTAACACATCGCCATTAGGAGCGACAACTAAAGCTTGATTACCCCAGCCACCCATACATGGTTTGGGATAATCTTCATAATAGTCTGGAAGCACATATAATATCCCCATTGGGCAGATGTTGCGCTCTCTAGCTAATGCTACTGCGGCATCTGCTCGTTCTAGTTGCTGGCGGGTGGGTAGTAAAACAGTACGGTTGCGATATGCCCAGCCATAATACTGAGTGTTCGCTAATTCAACTCGGTCTGCTTTTAAAACCTCACACAGTTCTAAAATCTCATCAATCCTGTCTAGGTTTTGCCGATGCAGAACAAAATTAAGTGTGAGTGGAAAACCCAAAGCTTTTACTAATCTTGCTGCCTCTAGTTTTTGCTCAAAACAGGGAGTTCCAGCAATATAGTCCGACTCAGCAGCACGACTATCTTGGATACTAATTTGTACGTGATCGAGTCCGGCATCACGTAGCTGTATAGCTCGTTCTGGAGTTAACAGCGTCGCAGCAGTAATTAAAGTGGTATATAGTTCGGCTTTAGCTGCTGCGGCCACAAGTAATTCTAAATCTTTTCGTAGCAGTGGTTCGCCGCCAGTCAAGCCAAGCTGTAACACACCTAAGTCGGAGGCTTGCTGAATCACTCGCAACCAATCATCGGTGGAAAGTTCTTGACGATATTGGCGATCGCCATAATTAAGCGGGTTGGAGCAGTACGGACAACGCAGTGGGCAGCGATACGTTAATTCTGCTATTAAGCTTAAAGGTCTATCAATTGTCATACTAATTCGTAATGGGCTTCGCCCCGCTTGGCTAACGTAATTCGTAATTCGTAATTAATAGGACTTACGCAAAATCTCTCTCCAACTCTGATTTCTCCGTGTACTCTGCGCCTCTGTGGTTCGTTATTCCGTAACTCTTGCGTAAGTCCTAATTAATACAAGGAGTGAAATCTCCTCATAAACTAACTTTTACCTCCTGCTTGTTACCTTCTACAATTAATAGTCCTCGTTTACTAATTCGAGAGAGCAGATGGCGCACGTCCTCTACCAAATTTTCACCCTGGTATTGTTTCTCCAACTCTGCTGCGATCGCATTCAGAGTTCGCTCACCGTTACAAAGTCCTAGAATTGCTGCTGCTGTGGAGTTTAATTTTAGTGCCCCTTCTGGAACCAGGAGCCAATGCTGCTTTCTTAGGTCATCCCAGCGCAAACGCACACCACGAACTAGGCGCGGTCGAGCATGATTCTCTATAGTACTCATTTAATTCGTAATTCGTAATTCGTAATTCGTAATTAGCAAAATCAGAACCCAATGCCCATGCACGTATTTAATTTATTCTCTATGCTCTTCTTGAGGTCTAGTATCGCCCTGTTCAATCGCTTCTAACTGGCTCCATAATAAATTGCACTTGAATACTAAAGCCTGTACTGCTTTCTCTTGAGAATCACGAGTCCGACAGTGTTTGAGGACTTGATTGAGGGCATATTGAGCATCTCTGGGTGCTTGGTGAAGACGTGCCCGAAAGTAGTCAAATCCAGCAGGATCGATCCACGGGTAATGCTGTTCTAAGGCAACTAAGCGGACTCGAATTGCATCTGGGCCAAAGAGTTCAGTCAGTGATGCAGCTACTGCTTCAATCCAAGGTCGAGTGCGACAAAAGTTAACGTAGGCATCCACTGCATATTGAACTCCTGGTAGTACGTGCTGGTCTTCTAAGAGTTCTTGACGAGACAATCCTACAGCTTTACCGAGTTTTAACCATGCCTCAATACCACCTTCGCCCTCAGCTTGACCATCATGATCGATGATGCGTTGAATCCATTCTCGCCGCACTTCTAAATCAGCGCAGTTTGACAATATAGCAGCATCTTTAAGGGGAATACTTTTTTGATAATAAAATCTATTTGCTACCCAGCGTCGTACTTCTGTTGGCGTTAAATCACCACTGTTCATTCTTGCATGAAATGGATGCAGATGATGATAGCGGCGATGTTGCGATCGCAATACCGCTTCTAGTTCTATCTGAGTCCACGGGAGAGGTTCTTTAACTAATTCCAACACGCTTTTTTTTGCACCTCAAAATTACAATTCTATGGTCAGACCATCGTAACCAACTTCTATGCCTGCGGCTTCAACAATTTTGCGTTCCTCTGAATCAGGTAAAAGGATTGGGTTAGTGTTGTTGATGTGAACAAGAATTTTCCGAGGACGGCTTAGTTTAGCAAGGCTTTTTAAACTAGTGTTAAGGGGTAAGTGTCCCATATCGCGGGCTTGCAGCTTGGATATTCCTAAAGCCAATAATTCATCATTTTCCCAGCAAGTGCCATCTACTAAAATGCAGTCACTAGACTCAAACCGCTCTAAGATTTTTTCGTCAAGTTCAGCTAAACCTGGAGCATAAGTAGCAACTTTACCAGTTGTGCGATCGCGAAATGTCAAACCTATAACCCAAACTCCATCTAAATTTGCCTTGTGGCGCATATATTTTGGTGGTTTGGCTGCTAGGGGAAATACTTCCACTTCCAAACCATCTGCTCCATTTAACCCCAGGTTTATAGGTACATGAGGTTCAAGTACAGACCATTCGACACCACAATAGCTTGCTAAAGTAGACAGCAGAGGATAACCCTCTGTCAAAGCCTTACGTACTGTTTCTGTACCGTAGACGCGCAGTTTTTCTGTAGATTCTCTGAGAATAACCAGCCCGGTGGTATGGTCAATTTCTGCATCAGTTAACAAGACACCTGCGATCGGGCTTGACCGAATTGTAGACGGTTGTCCTTCCCGCAATTTTTCTAACTGCGGACGTACATCTGGAGAGGCATTGACCAAAAACCAAGGCTGATTATTTTTCCTCACTGCAATTGATGACTGGTTTAGCCAATTTACACCTGCACGATTTGTGCGGACTGCTTGGCAATTAGGACAGTTACAATTCCATTGGGGAAAACCACCACCTGCGGCAGTACCAAGAATTTTTAGGAACATAAAAACAAAAAGCAGGTAGAGGTTTTAATTGGGCAATTAAACTTAATATTTACAACTATTGCCCATGAAGAATGTATGTGGTTATTTCCATACACAAATCAAACTCATCAAAATCTGGTTTTTCCCAATCAATTGCTGACTTAATATTTGGAGGATGAAATGAGGTTCTAGAAGATACATCCTCACTTAATTTTGAGCTATTGCTTTCTGGCTCTTGCATAGAGTGATTGTTTGTTTCACGAATCATTAGGGACACCTCTGGAAATAAATGTTCAGTTTGTAATTTGGCCTGCAATTAATTATAGTAATTTTACTTACTATTTGTCTTCTTTGCTGGCTCAAAATATCTTTGCTTTAGACTAAACTGGGTTAAACAAGAAACACACAGTATTTTTACTGCTCTTTTACTATTTTTTATTATACGTGTCAGCAAAAGGGGTTTGCAAAGTCGGTAACTAGATATATTTGTGCCAAAGCATCAATCTTGACGTTGTTTAAAACCACACTGAGTCGTTTTTCATCCCCTACCTAAAGGACAGAATACGGTACTGTGTACCTGTTCTTTAGGGGCTTTCAAACTTCCCAACATTCCCTGTAATATTATCGACAGAATACTCTCTAAAGAGTATAAGAATTTATTGTTATTTCTAAGGAGTAGTGTTAAATATGATTCTCCCTCGTGTGTTTCCTGAGTACCGTAGAGTAGATATTATGCTTGTAAACCTGAAGTTTCTGAAATCAGCAAGGCTTTTATTTTTTAATTTTTCAGTATTATCTTTTACTTTAGCTATGGGAACGGCAAGTATGGCGTTCTTAGGTACAAGCCTAGATAGTGCAATCGCTCAGATTCCATTGACACCAGATTCAGCGCCTCCAGGTGGGCAAACATCTCAGGTTAACGTGCTATTTGTCAACCCTAGTGTTGGAGATGACAGCACAGGCAATGGCAGCGAATCCACCCCTATAAAAACCATTACCCAAGGGTTACGATTAGCTAACGCCAATACTGTAATTATGCTCTCCACAGGCACTTATAGCGCCGAGACAGGAGAAGAATTTCCCTTAATGCTGAAACCGGGTATTTCAATTCAAGGCAGCCCTAGCAATCGAGGTAAAGATATTATCATTCAGGGAGGCGGTGATTACCTGAGTCGGAGCTTTGGCGGTCAAAATGTCACAATTGTAGGGGCAAATCAAGCCTTGCTCACTGGGGTGACGGTGACGAACCCTAATCGCCGTGGTTACGGTTTATGGATTGAATCTAGCAATCCGGTAGTTACGGAAAATACATTTACTGGCAGTACCCAAGATGGAATTTCCGTCAGTGGTAATGCTGCACCGAGCATTAGCAAGAATTATTTTGAACGCAATGGAGCCAATGGCATCACAATTGGCGGTAACTCCAGTCCTGAGGTGAAAGAAAATATCTTTCATCAAACGGGTTTTGGCATCAATATTGCCCAAAATGCCGCTCCGATCATCATAGGCAATCAAATTCACAACAATAGATCGGGAATTATAGTGCAAGCAAAAGCTCGCCCCATTTTACGGAATAATTCTATTCAAGATAATAAAGAAGATGGTCTAGTTGCGATCGCTCAAGCAATGCCAGATTTGGGTAATGCATCCGAGCCTGGGGGTAATCAATTTAAAAATAATGCCCGCTACGACATTAACGCCAGCGCTGCCAAACAGGTGATTCCTGCTGCTGGCAATAACCTTGTGAGCGATCGCATCACTGGTAAGGTAGATATTAACGCGACAACAGCACTAGCAACCGAAAATTCTCAACCTGTTCCTGCTGCCAATAATGTTTTACGAGAAATACCAGCAAACGGTGAAATAACCTTTTCGGCTCCTGAAATCTCCGAAACTAGCAATAGCATTTCCGCAAATAATCCTGTTTCTGCACAAATAAACAGCCAATTGCTGCCATTAATGCCAGCCAATGTACAAGTGTCCCCGCCTACATCCAATCAACAACCACCCACCCCTAAAGTCGCCGGATTTCCAACTCCTAGCAGTTTAGCAGGAAGACAAATAACAACTGACACTCAAGTTGCACAGCCGCCTAATACACCACAGTTAAATTATGTGCGGATTGATCCTAATACGATTGAGTTTACTGCCCCTGAGTATCCATCCAATTCAGTTGCACAGTCACCAGTTACAAGCGTGAGGGAGCAAATACAGCAGCCGTTAGCAAGACTAGAAACTGCTGCCCCAGGTGCTTCAGCACTTTTACCACTTCCTGAGAACAATATCCCCATTGCTAATACTCGCAATATGCAAACAAGTTCTGCAAGTATTCCTTATAGTGGTAACTCTGCGACACAATTTGGTGTACGTTATCGCGTAGTAGTTCCACTCTTCACTGATAAAGACCAAGATTTAGTGCGATCGCTTGCTCCTGGTGCATTTCCCACAGTCTGGGAAGGTCAAAGAGTTATGCAAGCAGGAGTATTTAGCAGTGAATATAACGCTAAAGAAATGCTCAAAATACTTTCTAGCAATGGTTTAAGAGTCATTATGGAACCGTTGAATTGAGTAGGGCATAGGGCAAAATAGGTGGAGGATACTTTCACGCTTTGATTGCCCCTAAATTCAAATAGCATAGAACCAGATAACCACAAGACCGTACTATGACTCCACAACTCAAAGCTGCGATCGCTGCTATCCAACTGCTCTCATCTACAGAACGTCAACAACTGCTGCAAATCCTTACCCAAAGCAATTTATCCTCACACTCTCAAACCGATCTTAAAAATCTCAGTAATCAGTTTTGGCAAGACACTACGCTCAAGCAGCTACTCGCCACCCAGACCCCTATCACCGTTCATAACCTCAAATATCTCGCTGCTGACTTTTGGCCTGAAGAAGACTCCATCGAGGATTTTCTCACCTTCTTGCGACACCAGCGCCAAGAGGCTATCTAACTAAACTACCATGAGTCTTCTCCTGATTGATACTGATATCGCTTCTTTCATCCTCAAAGGTAGTGATTATGCCGACCCTTACTTGCCACTTTTGAGTGGTCAGGAATTGGCACTATTCATGCCCTTTTTTTGATTGTCATTGGCGATCGCTCTTTAACGGCTAAAGTAAACTGAAGACAGAAATACTACAAATCCAAGAATTGCCCCCATGAGCGTTCAAATCGAATTTCAGGTTAGCGCTCCACCGTTTCGTTGGGATGAAGCTGGAGGTATTCGCATCGGTCAAAGCCGCGTTACTCTCGATAGCTTGCTAGCAACATACCATAACGGCTCTACACCTGAAGAAATTGCTGTTCAGTATCCCGTTCTCTGTTTAGGGGAGATATACGCAGCGATCGCATATTATCTCACCCATCGCCAAGAAATCGACAATTACCTAGAGCAGCGTCGCAAAAAAGCTCAACAACAGCGAAATCAATTTGTCCAGCAGTATAATTTAGCTAATCTTAGGCAGCGCTTGCGCGATCGCTATCAGCCCCAAGGAGAATTATAGCCAGTGCGTCTATTGACTGATGAGAACTTCAATGGCTCGATATTGCGGGGCTTGATCAGACGTTTACCTGGATTGGATATTGTTCGTGTCCAAGATGTAGGTCTAATCCATACTGATGATTCCACTATCTTAGAGTGGGCAGCCAATGAAGAACGCATCTTGCTTACCCATGATATAGCAACGATTACTGTCCATGCTTATGAGCGAATCAACAAAGGTTTGTCTATGCCTGGAGTTGTTGAAGTTATTGCAACGGCTCCGATCGGACAGGTTATTGACGACTTATATTTATTCGTTCGTTGCACTAAGTTTGGTGAATATGAAGGTCAGATCCTTTTCATTCCCTTTTCTTAATTGTCATTGGCGATCTCGGGTCAAAATGAAATCAGTTGCTTTAAGAGAGCGATCGCTTCATAAAATCACTCTCAATAATGTTGAAAAAATTGTCAAAGCTGCACGCAGCAGATAGAAAGAAGATGCGCCTATATATAGTGCAAGAAATAAAGAACGAACCGCCAAGAGCGCCAAGTACGCCAATAAATAAGAAATTAAGAGATTAGACTTGTCGGGTAATAACAAAAAAATGGCTGTAAAGATTACCAGTTAAAGGTTACAGCCATTCCTGTAGGAACTACTATAAACGCTTACTATATAAGACTTTCAGAAATTTATCGTCCTATTTCCCGACAACTCTATTTAGCGCAGCTTCACAAAGAAATGGTATGAGTCAGGTTCTTTTGCTTTGACCATCACTACACCGTTTGACCGCCATCAACGACCAAGGCGTGCCCAACAACGAAGGAAGACGCATCCGAACACAGCCAGACCACGGCATTGGCGATCTCTTCGGGCTGTCCCATCCTTCCAATCGGTTCTTCTGAGATTACCTGTTCTCGTCCTTCAGGAGTGCCACCGGTGAAGCGATCCATCATCGACGTGTCGATATAGCCAGGACAGACGGCGTTGATGCGGATGTTCTGCGAGGCGTAGTCGAGAGCCGCCGACTTGGTGAGTCCGATCAAGCCGTGTTTTGCGGCGGTGTATGCGGCTCCACCCTTGATGCCTATGACCCCGGCACCCGATGATGTGTTCACGATCGCGCCGCCCCCTTGCTTGAGTAGCAGCGGAATTTCATACTTCATGCACAGAAAAACGCCGCGCAGGTTAATGTTGACGATCCGATCCCACTCTGACTCTTCGATTTGGGCTGTTGCTGCATTCTTCTGCTCCACACCGGCGTTGTTAAAGGCAAAGTCCAGCCGCCCGAAGGTTTCGATGGTCTTGGAAAGAGCCGCCTTCACGTCCTCGCTTCGCGTCACATCGCACTTGACGGCGATCGCTCGTCCCCCGAGTTGTTCGATCATGCGCGCCGTTTCTTGATTGCCCTGTTCTGAAACGTCGGCGACCACCACATTAGCGCCTTTACGGGCAAACGCCAGCGCCGTAGCTCGACCGATGCCGTTCGCTGCTCCGGTTACAAACGCAACCTTTCCCATATAGTTTCCATTCTCGTTCGTTGTCATTTTTTAACTCCTAACTTTTATTCCAATCAAGATTTCTGAAAGCCGTCATTTCGCGTCAGCTTTATATTCCTCGTCCGTCACAGGCTTGAGCCAATTCACCTGACTGTCGCCTTTGTAGTTGGTAATTACAACGTGCGTCATCGGAGATTCGGATGATGCGCCGTGCCAGTGTTCAATGTCGGGATTGC encodes the following:
- a CDS encoding glycosyltransferase family 4 protein — its product is MKINKEKSFTSASILTLGLGWFPKNPGGLERYIYELTHKLAANKDQIELCGVGLPEGEPNSPIKLTNLASPDTAIWQRLWSIRTNFQKTRTSKPDAINLHFALYSFPILDILPKGVPVTFNFHGPWASESQQEVVNKNFSLLIKHWLIEKNTYNCCDRFIVLSKAFGNILHDKYQVPWSKINIIPGGVDINWFQPNLSPQEACTKLGWPTNRRIIFTSRRLVHRTGVGKLLQALAIIKPRIPDVWLAIAGRGHIQAALQQQAKELGLEDNVKFLGFLPDEQLPIAYQAAELTVMPSQSFEGFGLAIVESLACGTPVLCTPVGGMPEILSEFSPDLITTSIEASAIAEKLEQALLGNISIPSRQDCRQYATTHYDWNQIAQQVRNVLLA
- a CDS encoding PIN domain-containing protein, with the translated sequence MSLLLIDTDIASFILKGSDYADPYLPLLSGQELALFMPFF
- the pqqC gene encoding pyrroloquinoline-quinone synthase PqqC produces the protein MLELVKEPLPWTQIELEAVLRSQHRRYHHLHPFHARMNSGDLTPTEVRRWVANRFYYQKSIPLKDAAILSNCADLEVRREWIQRIIDHDGQAEGEGGIEAWLKLGKAVGLSRQELLEDQHVLPGVQYAVDAYVNFCRTRPWIEAVAASLTELFGPDAIRVRLVALEQHYPWIDPAGFDYFRARLHQAPRDAQYALNQVLKHCRTRDSQEKAVQALVFKCNLLWSQLEAIEQGDTRPQEEHRE
- the pqqA gene encoding pyrroloquinoline quinone precursor peptide PqqA — translated: MIRETNNHSMQEPESNSSKLSEDVSSRTSFHPPNIKSAIDWEKPDFDEFDLCMEITTYILHGQ
- a CDS encoding SDR family oxidoreductase; the protein is MTTNENGNYMGKVAFVTGAANGIGRATALAFARKGANVVVADVSEQGNQETARMIEQLGGRAIAVKCDVTRSEDVKAALSKTIETFGRLDFAFNNAGVEQKNAATAQIEESEWDRIVNINLRGVFLCMKYEIPLLLKQGGGAIVNTSSGAGVIGIKGGAAYTAAKHGLIGLTKSAALDYASQNIRINAVCPGYIDTSMMDRFTGGTPEGREQVISEEPIGRMGQPEEIANAVVWLCSDASSFVVGHALVVDGGQTV
- a CDS encoding glycosyltransferase family 4 protein gives rise to the protein MRILFLDQSGKPGGAELCLIDIAKPYGNRALVGLFADGSFKDLLQQNNIPVEVLATQAIQVRKESSLLQGLKSLGQLAPLITKVVKIAREYDLIYANTQKALVVGALASLFSRRPLVYHLHDILSQEHFSQTNLSIAVNLANHFSSLVIANSQASKTAFVQAGGRQNIVEVVYNGFDPKAYQTDESEIHRLQQSLGLEGKFVVGHFSRLAPWKGQHILIDALAKCPPEVTAILVGDALFGEQDYVQKLHQQVAQLGLENRVKFLGFRSDIPQLMAACDLVAHTSTSPEPFGRVIVEAMLCGKPVVAAKAGGVMELIEHGLNGFLVTPGEPQELAQVIITCLQETEITASIANNARTTASERFDVAIINQQIAQLLSHRL
- a CDS encoding DUF1565 domain-containing protein translates to MILPRVFPEYRRVDIMLVNLKFLKSARLLFFNFSVLSFTLAMGTASMAFLGTSLDSAIAQIPLTPDSAPPGGQTSQVNVLFVNPSVGDDSTGNGSESTPIKTITQGLRLANANTVIMLSTGTYSAETGEEFPLMLKPGISIQGSPSNRGKDIIIQGGGDYLSRSFGGQNVTIVGANQALLTGVTVTNPNRRGYGLWIESSNPVVTENTFTGSTQDGISVSGNAAPSISKNYFERNGANGITIGGNSSPEVKENIFHQTGFGINIAQNAAPIIIGNQIHNNRSGIIVQAKARPILRNNSIQDNKEDGLVAIAQAMPDLGNASEPGGNQFKNNARYDINASAAKQVIPAAGNNLVSDRITGKVDINATTALATENSQPVPAANNVLREIPANGEITFSAPEISETSNSISANNPVSAQINSQLLPLMPANVQVSPPTSNQQPPTPKVAGFPTPSSLAGRQITTDTQVAQPPNTPQLNYVRIDPNTIEFTAPEYPSNSVAQSPVTSVREQIQQPLARLETAAPGASALLPLPENNIPIANTRNMQTSSASIPYSGNSATQFGVRYRVVVPLFTDKDQDLVRSLAPGAFPTVWEGQRVMQAGVFSSEYNAKEMLKILSSNGLRVIMEPLN
- the pqqD gene encoding pyrroloquinoline quinone biosynthesis peptide chaperone PqqD → MSTIENHARPRLVRGVRLRWDDLRKQHWLLVPEGALKLNSTAAAILGLCNGERTLNAIAAELEKQYQGENLVEDVRHLLSRISKRGLLIVEGNKQEVKVSL
- the pqqE gene encoding pyrroloquinoline quinone biosynthesis protein PqqE, which translates into the protein MTIDRPLSLIAELTYRCPLRCPYCSNPLNYGDRQYRQELSTDDWLRVIQQASDLGVLQLGLTGGEPLLRKDLELLVAAAAKAELYTTLITAATLLTPERAIQLRDAGLDHVQISIQDSRAAESDYIAGTPCFEQKLEAARLVKALGFPLTLNFVLHRQNLDRIDEILELCEVLKADRVELANTQYYGWAYRNRTVLLPTRQQLERADAAVALARERNICPMGILYVLPDYYEDYPKPCMGGWGNQALVVAPNGDVLPCQAASSIPELEFANVRNHSLDWIWFESPAFNRFRGTEWMPEPCQSCDRRQLDFGGCRCQALLLTNNAAATDPVCHLSPDHHLITTVTKQANQENLDSPLPLVYRSMQM
- a CDS encoding DUF5615 family PIN-like protein, with product MRLLTDENFNGSILRGLIRRLPGLDIVRVQDVGLIHTDDSTILEWAANEERILLTHDIATITVHAYERINKGLSMPGVVEVIATAPIGQVIDDLYLFVRCTKFGEYEGQILFIPFS
- the pqqB gene encoding pyrroloquinoline quinone biosynthesis protein PqqB, with the protein product MFLKILGTAAGGGFPQWNCNCPNCQAVRTNRAGVNWLNQSSIAVRKNNQPWFLVNASPDVRPQLEKLREGQPSTIRSSPIAGVLLTDAEIDHTTGLVILRESTEKLRVYGTETVRKALTEGYPLLSTLASYCGVEWSVLEPHVPINLGLNGADGLEVEVFPLAAKPPKYMRHKANLDGVWVIGLTFRDRTTGKVATYAPGLAELDEKILERFESSDCILVDGTCWENDELLALGISKLQARDMGHLPLNTSLKSLAKLSRPRKILVHINNTNPILLPDSEERKIVEAAGIEVGYDGLTIEL
- a CDS encoding DUF433 domain-containing protein — translated: MSVQIEFQVSAPPFRWDEAGGIRIGQSRVTLDSLLATYHNGSTPEEIAVQYPVLCLGEIYAAIAYYLTHRQEIDNYLEQRRKKAQQQRNQFVQQYNLANLRQRLRDRYQPQGEL